One segment of Rosa chinensis cultivar Old Blush chromosome 6, RchiOBHm-V2, whole genome shotgun sequence DNA contains the following:
- the LOC112170424 gene encoding heat shock 70 kDa protein, mitochondrial, with the protein MATAALLRSLRRRDLASAPLYAYRSFTSSAKSSHLGNNWTSVARHFSSKPSGSDIIGIDLGTTNSCVSVMEGKNPKVIENAEGARTTPSVVAFNQKGELLVGTPAKRQAVTNPTNTVFGTKRLIGRRFDDPQTQKEMKMVPYKIVKASNGDAWVEVNGQQYSPSQIGAFVLTKMKETAEAYLGKSVSKAVITVPAYFNDAQRQATKDAGRIAGLDVQRIINEPTAAALSYGMNNKEGLIAVFDLGGGTFDVSILEISNGVFEVKATNGDTFLGGEDFDNALLDFLVSEFKRTESIDLSKDRLALQRLREAAEKAKIELSSTSQTEINLPFITADSSGAKHLNITLTRSKFESLVNHLIERTKAPCKNCLKDANTSIKDVDEVLLVGGMTRVPKVQQVVTEIFGKSPSKGVNPDEAVAMGAAIQGGILRGDVKELLLLDVTPLSLGIETLGGIFTRLITKNTTIPTKKSQVFSTAADNQTQVGIKVLQGEREMASDNKLLGEFELVGIPPAPRGMPQIEVTFDIDANGIVNVSAKDKATGKEQNVTITSSGGLTPDEIDRMVKEAELHAQKDQERKALIDIKNSADTTIYSIEKSLNEYRDKVPSEVAEEIEDAIADLRRATTGDSVDEIKAKIDAANKAVSKIGEHMSRGSGGDSSSGGSQGGDQAPEADYEEVKK; encoded by the exons ATGGCCACTGCTGCGTTGCTCCGATCTCTGCGACGTCGTGACCTCGCTTCGGCCCCTCTTTATGCCTACCGATCT TTCACCAGTTCTGCCAAGTCTTCGCATTTAGGTAACAATTGGACAAGTGTGGCAAGACATTTCAG TTCCAAACCTTCTGGGAGTGATATTATTGGGATTGACTTGGGTACAACCAACTCATGTGTATCTGTAATGGAGGGGAAG AACCCCAAAGTTATTGAGAATGCTGAAGGAGCACGGACAACACCATCAGTAGTTGCCTTCAATCAGAAAGGAGAGCTACTTGTTGGTACTCCAGCAAAACGTCAAGCTGTCACAAACCCAACAAACACTGTTTTTGGAACCAAGCGTCTGATTGGTAGACGTTTTGATGATCCTCAGACACAAAAAGAAATGAAGATGGTTCCGTACAAGATAGTCAAAGCTTCAAATGGAGATGCATGGGTTGAAGTCAATGGACAGCAGTATTCCCCAAGCCAGATTGGAGCCTTTGTTCTGACAAAGATGAAAGAAACTGCAGAGGCATACCTTGGAAAGAGTGTCTCAAAAGCCGTGATTACTGTTCCAGCCTATTTCAATGATGCCCAGAGGCAAGCAACAAAGGATGCCGGCAGAATTGCAGGCCTAGATGTACAGAGAATCATAAATGAGCCAACTGCTGCTGCACTGTCCTATGGCATGAACAACAAGGAAGGTCTAATAGCAGTATTTGATCTCGGTGGTGGAACGTTTGATGTATCCATTCTGGAGATATCCAATGGTGTTTTTGAG GTGAAAGCAACAAATGGTGATACGTTTTTGGGAGGGGAGGATTTTGACAATGCTTTGCTGGACTTTTTAGTGAGTGAGTTCAAGAGGACTGAGAGTATTGATCTTTCAAAGGATAGGCTAGCTTTGCAGAGGCTTAGGGAGGCAGCTGAGAAGGCCAAGATTGAACTTTCGTCAACATCTCAAACTGAGATAAACTTGCCCTTCATCACAGCTGATTCTTCAGGTGCTAAACATCTGAACATTACACTGACcagatcaaaatttgagagtcTAGTGAATCACTTGATTGAGAGGACAAAGGCCCCGTGCAAGAATTGTTTGAAGGATGCCAACACCTCTATTAAGGATGTTGATGAGGTCCTTCTAGTAGGAGGGATGACTCGCGTTCCCAAGGTTCAACAGGTGGTTACAGAAATATTTGGTAAAAGCCCAAGCAAAGGAGTAAACCCTGATGAGGCAGTTGCTATGGGAGCTGCAATCCAAGGAGGTATCCTTCGTGGTGATGTCAAAGAGTTGCTTCTTCTCGATGTTACTCCTTTATCTCTTGGTATTGAGACATTGGGTGGCATCTTTACCAGATTGATTACCAAGAACACGACAATTCCAACAAAGAAGAGCCAG GTCTTTTCCACAGCAGCTGATAACCAAACCCAAGTTGGCATCAAGGTACTACAGGGTGAACGTGAAATGGCTTCTGACAACAAACTCCTTGGAGAGTTTGAGCTTGTAGGTATTCCTCCAGCACCAAGGGGCATGCCTCAGATTGAAGTCACTTTTGATATTGATGCCAACGGTATTGTTAACGTTTCTGCCAAGGACAAGGCCACTGGCAAAGAGCAAAATGTTACCATCACTTCATCTGGTGGACTTACGCCAGATGAGATTGACCGGATGGTCAAGGAAGCAGAGCTGCATGCTCAGAAGGATCAGGAAAGGAAAGCCCTCATTGATATCAAGAACAGTGCCGACACAACCATATACAGTATTGAGAAGAGCTTGAATGAGTACCGAGACAAGGTTCCAAGTGAGGTTGCTGAAGAAATTGAGGATGCAATTGCAGATTTGAGAAGGGCCACCACAGGCGATAGTGTTGATGAAATCAAGGCAAAAATTGATGCTGCTAACAAAGCTGTATCGAAGATAGGAGAGCATATGTCTCGTGGTTCCGGCGGTGACTCATCATCTGGAGGTTCACAGGGTGGTGACCAAGCTCCCGAGGCAGATTATGAAGAGGTGAAGAAGTGA